Proteins from a single region of Nomia melanderi isolate GNS246 chromosome 11, iyNomMela1, whole genome shotgun sequence:
- the LOC116433921 gene encoding uncharacterized protein LOC116433921 isoform X1, translating into MEQMDILLPLKREREEFDFLDTDDDNTSLEEINNLLSISLPSLSTNKFQFPTDLNDEFLRLTTKVRAVYFSYLHKCLLTNYILYYKEKDKDIQCEQLRNCANQMELHAVRSSLEATLYRQNMLKMISDVKSHTLDKKAYKKLVIFLESPPSKVDVGVQTINSWAELEKVDNIQSICITSNCEELFPEEQEPLLKEEEEEEEEEEEEELEEEEEEDDEKEEEEEEEEEEQEEEEEEEEEEEEEEEEEEEEKKNVISIIEAQNDIVNPCNYNNTASPTVNSTCCTDIDQSTFKIESDDEISTKVTVDAEIMKEECKMFSCTQDDSSTQMLNNLSSIKNEDENSQDSLLQHMEDMFCDSDDSSDLMTLIEKHSGVSKANVDKEINKMCFESDSLFPLNSNGSTCIPDSKDSTKINVKSNNAKSSNISTGKYSFSYYKEMKSREANKLLGVENDTPESKQKRRANSIWFVERVYQVSKLKAKMTELSLKNYRKHGRVKEKFIELFGESDDEEMMPDSPICIEEHLTACKERIAPWIVKHLMPFYKKRRIKDRQLFKVVAKHIADMLIIENTFPGWYSLISCKKIFNKSSIVQHEISNIYFYFSEQDCVSKYIETYFKNKKFIRTKQDVYL; encoded by the exons ATGGAGCAAATGGACATATTACTTCCATTgaagagagaacgagaggaaTTCGACTTTCTGGACACTGATGATGACAATACTAGtctcgaagaaattaataatcttttatcAATATCGTTACCCTCTCTTTCaacaaacaaatttcaatttccgaCCGATCTAAATGATGAATTTCTTCGATTGACTACCAAG GTTCGTGCAGTGTATTTCTCGTATCTTCATAAATGTTTGCTCACCAACtatattctgtattataaaGAGAAGGATAAAGATATTCAATGTGAACAATTAAGAAACTGTGCAAATCAAATGGAACTGCATGCTGTCCGATCGTCTTTAGAAGCAACTTTATACAGACAAAATATGTTGAAGATG ATTTCAGATGTAAAGTCTCATACATTGGACAAAAAGGCTTATAAGaaattagtgatatttttaGAGTCTCCGCCAAGTAAGGTAGATGTTGGTGTTCAAACTATTAACTCGTGGGCAGAATTAGAGAAAGTTGATAATATTCAAAGCATTTGCATCACGTCCAATTGTGAGGAACTGTTTCCTGAGGAACAAGAACCACTCCttaaggaggaggaagaggaggaagaggaagaagaagaggaagagttagaagaagaagaggaggaggacgacgagaaggaagaagaagaggaagaagaagaagaagaacaagaagaagaagaagaagaagaagaagaagaagaagaagaggaggaagaagaagaagaagagaaaaagaacgtAATCAGTATAATTGAAGCTCAAAATGATATTGTTAATCcttgtaattacaataatacagCTTCACCTACGGTAAATTCTACCTGTTGTACTGACATAGATCAGAgtacatttaaaattgaatcaGATGACGAGATCAGCACTAAAGTAACAGTTGATGCAGAAATAATGAAAGAAGAATGTAAAATGTTTAGTTGTACACAGGATGATTCTAGTACTCAAATGTTGAACAATCTATCCAGTATTAAAAATGAGGATGAAAATTCTCAAGATTCACTTTTACAACACATGGAAGACATGTTTTGTGATAGTGATGATAGCAGTGATCTCATGACATTAATAGAGAAACATTCAGGAGTGAGTAAAGCTAACGTGGACAAAGAGATTAATAAAATGTGCTTTGAATCGGATTCTCTTTTTCCACTTAATTCCAATGGTTCTACTTGCATACCTGACAGCAAAGATAGTACAAAGATTAATGTTAAAAGCAATAACGCAAAATCATCAAATATAAGTACAGGGAAGTATAGCTTTAGTTATTACAAAGAGATGAAAAGTAGAGAAGCTAATAAATTGTTGGGAGTGGAAAACGATACTCCCGAAAGTAAACAGAAACGCAGAGCGAATAGCATTTGGTTCGTTGAACGCGTGTATCAAGTATCTAAACTAAAAGCAAAAATGACAGAATTGTCTTTGAAGAATTATAGAAAACACGGGagagtaaaagaaaaatttattgaactGTTCGGGGAATCGGACGATGAAGAAATGATGCCAGATTCGCCGATCTGCATCGAAGAACATTTAACTGCGTGTAAAGAGAGAATAGCACCATGGATAGTGAAACATCTAATGCCATTttataaaaagagaagaataaaaGATAGGCAACTTTTCAAGGTAGTCGCAAAACACATAGCTGATATgcttataattgaaaatactttTCCTGGTTGGTACTCATTAATAtcgtgtaaaaaaatatttaataaaagcaGCATAGTACAGCatgaaataagtaatatttatttttatttttcagagcAAGACTGCGTGAGCAAGTATATAGAaacgtattttaaaaataaaaaattcattagaacTAAACAGGATGTATACTTATAA
- the Snx3 gene encoding sorting nexin 3, producing the protein MADTTVDATRRLNVKKQTLDDAYAAPANFLEIDVINPITHGVGKKRYTDYEVRMRTNLPVFKVKDSTVRRRYSDFEWLRNELERDSKIVVPPLPGKAWKRQMPFRGDDGIFEEDFIEDRRKGLEEFVNKIAGHPLAQNERCLHMFLQEAVIDKNYVPGKIRNT; encoded by the exons ATGGCAGACACGACCGTGGACGCAACACGCCGTTTAAACGTTAAAAAACAGACCTTAGACGACGCTTATGCAGCGCCTGCAAATTTCCTCGAAATTGACGTGATTAATCCAATCACACACGGCGTCGGCAAGAAACGGTATACCGATTATGAAGTTCGCATGAGG ACAAACCTACCAGTTTTCAAAGTTAAAGATTCAACAGTGAGGAGAAGATACAGTGATTTCGAATGGTTAAGAAATGAATTAGAAAGGGATAGCAAG ATTGTTGTGCCTCCATTACCAGGAAAGGCATGGAAACGTCAAATGCCTTTTCGAGGGGATGATGGTATTTTCGAAGAAGATTTTATTGAAGATCGAAGGAAAGGGTTAGAAGAATTTGTTAATAA aatagcAGGACATCCATTAGCACAGAATGAAAGATGTTTACATATGTTTCTGCAAGAAGCTGTAATAGACAAGAACTACGTACCTGGAAAAATACGTAATACATAA
- the LOC116433924 gene encoding serine/threonine-protein phosphatase 2A activator, protein MSTWKESGKEIPITPDEHEFIVPKKSIKVPADMSAWEKSEAYFEYLGFVLALNESVQGKALNIECAQSPVIGNVIAMLNEFDEWITQIPPTNQPQRFGNKSFRIWYERLQEHGMDELQKVLPKELHRAVPEIIQYLYESFGNPTRIDYGTGHEMAFLMFLCCMFKIGAFKQDDKVAVVVKIFNRYLELVRRLQLTYRMEPAGSHGVWSLDDYQFVPFIWGSAQLVGHSRIEPRHFVDPEIVEAHSNQYMFLGCIEFISKVKVGPFAEHSNQLWNVSGVSSWSKVNSGLIKMYKAEVLAKFPVIQHVLFGSLLSIKPASVHPIGRGSRQDQPIRPQPPSK, encoded by the exons atgtcAACTTGGAAGGAATCTGGGAAAGAAATACCAATAACAC cgGATGAACATGAATTCATCGTTCCAAAGAAGTCGATCAAAGTTCCAGCTGATATGTCAGCATGGGAGAAGTCAGAAGCATATTTT gaaTACTTGGGTTTTGTATTAGCCTTAAATGAGTCGGTTCAAGGGAAAGCGCTGAACATTGAATGCGCTCAGAGTCCTGTGATAGGTAATGTTATTGCTATGCTTAATGAGTTTGACGAATGGATAACTCAAATACCTCCAACTAATCAACCTCAACGTTTTGGTAATAAATCATTTAGGATATGGTATGAAAGGCTCCAAGag CATGGAATGGATGAACTACAGAAAGTACTACCAAAAGAATTGCATAGAGCAGTTCCAGAAATAATCCAGTATTTGTACGAAAGTTTTGGTAATCCAACACGTATAGACTATGGTACAGGCCATGAAATGGCATTTCTGATGTTCCTGTGTTGCATGTTTAAAATTGGAGCATTTAAGCAAGATGACAAAGTTGCTGtagttgtaaaaatatttaatag atATCTTGAGTTGGTACGTAGATTACAATTAACTTATCGAATGGAACCAGCTGGTAGTCACGGTGTATGGAGCTTGGACGACTATCAGTTTGTTCCCTTTATATGGGGAAGTGCTCAATTAGTTG GGCATTCCCGAATAGAACCACGTCACTTTGTTGATCCAGAAATTGTTGAAGCACATAGCAACCAATATATGTTTCTTGGTtgcattgaatttatttcaaaa GTGAAGGTTGGTCCATTTGCTGAACATTCGAATCAGTTGTGGAATGTTAGTGGAGTTTCATCATGGAGCAAAGTAAATAGTGGTcttattaaaatgtacaaagcTGAG GTCCTTGCAAAATTTCCCGTCATCCAGCATGTTTTATTCGGCTCTCTATTATCAATAAAACCGGCATCTGTGCATCCTATTGGAAGAGGATCTCGCCAGGATCAACCCATAAGGCCACAGCCGCCCTcgaaataa
- the LOC116433921 gene encoding uncharacterized protein LOC116433921 isoform X2: MEQMDILLPLKREREEFDFLDTDDDNTSLEEINNLLSISLPSLSTNKFQFPTDLNDEFLRLTTKVRAVYFSYLHKCLLTNYILYYKEKDKDIQCEQLRNCANQMELHAVRSSLEATLYRQNMLKMISDVKSHTLDKKAYKKLVIFLESPPSKVDVGVQTINSWAELEKVDNIQSICITSNCEELFPEEQEPLLKEEEEEEEEEEEEELEEEEEEDDEKEEEEEEEEEEQEEEEEEEEEEEEEEEEEEEEKKNVISIIEAQNDIVNPCNYNNTASPTVNSTCCTDIDQSTFKIESDDEISTKVTVDAEIMKEECKMFSCTQDDSSTQMLNNLSSIKNEDENSQDSLLQHMEDMFCDSDDSSDLMTLIEKHSGVSKANVDKEINKMCFESDSLFPLNSNGSTCIPDSKDSTKINVKSNNAKSSNISTGKYSFSYYKEMKSREANKLLGVENDTPESKQKRRANSIWFVERVYQVSKLKAKMTELSLKNYRKHGRVKEKFIELFGESDDEEMMPDSPICIEEHLTACKERIAPWIVKHLMPFYKKRRIKDRQLFKVVAKHIADMLIIENTFPEQDCVSKYIETYFKNKKFIRTKQDVYL, encoded by the exons ATGGAGCAAATGGACATATTACTTCCATTgaagagagaacgagaggaaTTCGACTTTCTGGACACTGATGATGACAATACTAGtctcgaagaaattaataatcttttatcAATATCGTTACCCTCTCTTTCaacaaacaaatttcaatttccgaCCGATCTAAATGATGAATTTCTTCGATTGACTACCAAG GTTCGTGCAGTGTATTTCTCGTATCTTCATAAATGTTTGCTCACCAACtatattctgtattataaaGAGAAGGATAAAGATATTCAATGTGAACAATTAAGAAACTGTGCAAATCAAATGGAACTGCATGCTGTCCGATCGTCTTTAGAAGCAACTTTATACAGACAAAATATGTTGAAGATG ATTTCAGATGTAAAGTCTCATACATTGGACAAAAAGGCTTATAAGaaattagtgatatttttaGAGTCTCCGCCAAGTAAGGTAGATGTTGGTGTTCAAACTATTAACTCGTGGGCAGAATTAGAGAAAGTTGATAATATTCAAAGCATTTGCATCACGTCCAATTGTGAGGAACTGTTTCCTGAGGAACAAGAACCACTCCttaaggaggaggaagaggaggaagaggaagaagaagaggaagagttagaagaagaagaggaggaggacgacgagaaggaagaagaagaggaagaagaagaagaagaacaagaagaagaagaagaagaagaagaagaagaagaagaagaggaggaagaagaagaagaagagaaaaagaacgtAATCAGTATAATTGAAGCTCAAAATGATATTGTTAATCcttgtaattacaataatacagCTTCACCTACGGTAAATTCTACCTGTTGTACTGACATAGATCAGAgtacatttaaaattgaatcaGATGACGAGATCAGCACTAAAGTAACAGTTGATGCAGAAATAATGAAAGAAGAATGTAAAATGTTTAGTTGTACACAGGATGATTCTAGTACTCAAATGTTGAACAATCTATCCAGTATTAAAAATGAGGATGAAAATTCTCAAGATTCACTTTTACAACACATGGAAGACATGTTTTGTGATAGTGATGATAGCAGTGATCTCATGACATTAATAGAGAAACATTCAGGAGTGAGTAAAGCTAACGTGGACAAAGAGATTAATAAAATGTGCTTTGAATCGGATTCTCTTTTTCCACTTAATTCCAATGGTTCTACTTGCATACCTGACAGCAAAGATAGTACAAAGATTAATGTTAAAAGCAATAACGCAAAATCATCAAATATAAGTACAGGGAAGTATAGCTTTAGTTATTACAAAGAGATGAAAAGTAGAGAAGCTAATAAATTGTTGGGAGTGGAAAACGATACTCCCGAAAGTAAACAGAAACGCAGAGCGAATAGCATTTGGTTCGTTGAACGCGTGTATCAAGTATCTAAACTAAAAGCAAAAATGACAGAATTGTCTTTGAAGAATTATAGAAAACACGGGagagtaaaagaaaaatttattgaactGTTCGGGGAATCGGACGATGAAGAAATGATGCCAGATTCGCCGATCTGCATCGAAGAACATTTAACTGCGTGTAAAGAGAGAATAGCACCATGGATAGTGAAACATCTAATGCCATTttataaaaagagaagaataaaaGATAGGCAACTTTTCAAGGTAGTCGCAAAACACATAGCTGATATgcttataattgaaaatactttTCCTG agcAAGACTGCGTGAGCAAGTATATAGAaacgtattttaaaaataaaaaattcattagaacTAAACAGGATGTATACTTATAA
- the Amacr gene encoding alpha-methylacyl-CoA racemase: protein MPLKGIKVLELAGLAPGPFCGMILADFGASVIKVNKVNAFQPIPDCLGHGKRSIALNLKTEKGINIFKKLSDQSDVIINPFRPGVLEKIKLGPEDLMKTNKKLIYARLTGFGQNGPYANMAGHDINYLALSGLLSLFGRFNEKPTPPVNLAADFGGGGLMCAFGILLALLERSKHNVGQIVDISMVEGSAYLGSWLFRTQNLPELWGNPRGKNILDTGSHFYNTYETKDKKYMCVGAIEPQFYQTFLEKIGQSIDEMPQYSEFEESRMKLEKIFKQKTQAEWCAIFDGTDACVTPVLNLKEAAVHTHNKERNTFTTLEDNVISPNPAPRLSLTSGKSKVLLNNPIPGEHTTEILRELNFKQNEINEFLHNGIVEQGMTQSKL from the exons ATGCCTTTAAAAGGAATTAAGGTTTTAGAATTAGCTGGTCTAGCACCCGGTCCCTTTTGTGGGATGATATTAGCCGATTTTGGCGCGAGCGTTATTAAAGTGAATAag GTTAATGCATTCCAACCGATTCCTGACTGTCTTGGTCATGGCAAGAGGTCTATTGCTTTGAACTTAAAAACCGAGAAAggcataaatatatttaaaaaattaagcgATCAAAGTGATGTGATTATAAATCCATTCAGACCTG gtgtattagaaaaaattaaactgGGTCCTGAAGATCTTATGAAAACAAATAAGAAGCTAATATATGCTAGATTAACAGGATTTGGGCAAAATGGTCCTTACGCAAATATGGCTGGccatgatattaattatttagctcTATCTG GCTTATTGTCTTTATTTGGCCGATTTAACGAAAAACCAACACCACCAGTTAATTTGGCTGCTGATTTTGGTGGCGGTGGATTAATGTGTGCCTTTGGAATATTACTAGCATTATTAGAACGTAGCAAACACAATGTAGGTCAAATTGTTGACATATCCATGGTAGAAGGGTCAGCTTATTTAGGTAGTTGGTTATTCAGGACTCAAAATCTACCTGAATTGTGGGGAAATCCTCGTGGTAAAAATAT ATTAGACACAGGgtcacatttttataatacttatgAAACAAAAGATAAAAAGTATATGTGTGTTGGTGCAATTGAACCACAGTTCTATCAAACATTTTTGGAGAAAATTGGACAATCTATAGATGAAATGCCACAATATAGTGAATTTGAAGAAAGtcgaatgaaattagaaaagatATTCAAGCAAAAAACTCAAGCTGAATGGTGTGCTATATTTGATGGTACCGATGCATGTGTGACACCtgttttaaatttgaaagaagCTGCAGTTCACACGCATAATaaagagagaaatacatttaCAACATTGGAAGATAATGTAATCAGTCCAAACCCTGCTCCTCGTTTATCGCTTACTTCTGGAAAATCAAAGGTACTTCTAAACAACCCTATACCTGGTGAGCACACTACAGAGATTCttagagaattaaattttaaacagaatgaaattaatgaattcttaCACAATGGAATTGTTGAACAGGGAATGACACAGTCTAAACtgtga
- the koko gene encoding cyclin Q produces the protein MNPTEPTSTETLSSKMKDVIDVLAMQREKRNTLQKSITIDYTKSSDSFTVSRFIFECGLKLEAHPLTIATAATLYHRFIKEAAPGGYDNYLIAATCLYLAGKVKDDNLKIRDVMNVSYSTLHRGSQPLELGDQYWSMRDAIVQAELLIMRMLKFQVTPVHPHKYMLHYLRSLQAWFGEEEWSKYPVAKTSMALLQDFHHSPAILDYPPNLIAIACINLSLQIYGVVVPLMDECDQQPWFNVFCKDLTRDKLWEIMEKVMAAYDEEPETRDN, from the exons ATGAATCCTACAGAGCCTACGAGTACGGAAACGTTAAG ttccaAAATGAAAGATGTTATCGATGTGTTGGCGATGCaaagggaaaagagaaataCTTTACAAAAAAGTATTACTATTGATTATACAAAAAGTAGTGATAGTTTCACAGTTTCGagatttatatttgaatgtG gTTTAAAATTAGAAGCTCATCCATTAACAATTGCCACAGCTGCCACTTTGTATCATAGGTTTATAAAGGAAGCAGCCCCAGGAGGCTACGATAACTAT TTGATCGCTGCAACCTGCCTTTATCTAGCAGGAAAAGTAAAGGATGATAACTTAAAAATAAGGGATGTAatgaatgtttcatatagtacaCTTCACAGAGGATCGCAACCTTTAGAATTAGGAGATCAATACTGGAGCATGAGAGACGCAATTGTTCAAGCAGAGCTTTTAATCATGCGTATGCTGAAATTTCAAGTAACTCCTGTACATCCGCACAAA taTATGTTACATTATCTAAGGTCTTTGCAAGCATGGTTTGGGGAAGAAGAATGGTCTAAATATCCTGTTGCAAAGACCAGTATGGCACTTCTACAAGACTTTCATCACTCGCCTGCTATACTTGATTATCCACCGAATTTAATAGCCATTGcttgtattaatttatcattacagATTTATGGTGTAGTAGTACCATTAATGGACGAATGTGATCAGCAGCCATGGTTTAAT GTGTTTTGTAAAGACCTAACAAGGGACAAGCTATGGGAAATAATGGAAAAGGTCATGGCTGCATACGACGAGGAACCAGAAACTAGAGATAACTGA
- the LOC116433921 gene encoding uncharacterized protein LOC116433921 isoform X3, translating to MELHAVRSSLEATLYRQNMLKMISDVKSHTLDKKAYKKLVIFLESPPSKVDVGVQTINSWAELEKVDNIQSICITSNCEELFPEEQEPLLKEEEEEEEEEEEEELEEEEEEDDEKEEEEEEEEEEQEEEEEEEEEEEEEEEEEEEEKKNVISIIEAQNDIVNPCNYNNTASPTVNSTCCTDIDQSTFKIESDDEISTKVTVDAEIMKEECKMFSCTQDDSSTQMLNNLSSIKNEDENSQDSLLQHMEDMFCDSDDSSDLMTLIEKHSGVSKANVDKEINKMCFESDSLFPLNSNGSTCIPDSKDSTKINVKSNNAKSSNISTGKYSFSYYKEMKSREANKLLGVENDTPESKQKRRANSIWFVERVYQVSKLKAKMTELSLKNYRKHGRVKEKFIELFGESDDEEMMPDSPICIEEHLTACKERIAPWIVKHLMPFYKKRRIKDRQLFKVVAKHIADMLIIENTFPGWYSLISCKKIFNKSSIVQHEISNIYFYFSEQDCVSKYIETYFKNKKFIRTKQDVYL from the exons ATGGAACTGCATGCTGTCCGATCGTCTTTAGAAGCAACTTTATACAGACAAAATATGTTGAAGATG ATTTCAGATGTAAAGTCTCATACATTGGACAAAAAGGCTTATAAGaaattagtgatatttttaGAGTCTCCGCCAAGTAAGGTAGATGTTGGTGTTCAAACTATTAACTCGTGGGCAGAATTAGAGAAAGTTGATAATATTCAAAGCATTTGCATCACGTCCAATTGTGAGGAACTGTTTCCTGAGGAACAAGAACCACTCCttaaggaggaggaagaggaggaagaggaagaagaagaggaagagttagaagaagaagaggaggaggacgacgagaaggaagaagaagaggaagaagaagaagaagaacaagaagaagaagaagaagaagaagaagaagaagaagaagaggaggaagaagaagaagaagagaaaaagaacgtAATCAGTATAATTGAAGCTCAAAATGATATTGTTAATCcttgtaattacaataatacagCTTCACCTACGGTAAATTCTACCTGTTGTACTGACATAGATCAGAgtacatttaaaattgaatcaGATGACGAGATCAGCACTAAAGTAACAGTTGATGCAGAAATAATGAAAGAAGAATGTAAAATGTTTAGTTGTACACAGGATGATTCTAGTACTCAAATGTTGAACAATCTATCCAGTATTAAAAATGAGGATGAAAATTCTCAAGATTCACTTTTACAACACATGGAAGACATGTTTTGTGATAGTGATGATAGCAGTGATCTCATGACATTAATAGAGAAACATTCAGGAGTGAGTAAAGCTAACGTGGACAAAGAGATTAATAAAATGTGCTTTGAATCGGATTCTCTTTTTCCACTTAATTCCAATGGTTCTACTTGCATACCTGACAGCAAAGATAGTACAAAGATTAATGTTAAAAGCAATAACGCAAAATCATCAAATATAAGTACAGGGAAGTATAGCTTTAGTTATTACAAAGAGATGAAAAGTAGAGAAGCTAATAAATTGTTGGGAGTGGAAAACGATACTCCCGAAAGTAAACAGAAACGCAGAGCGAATAGCATTTGGTTCGTTGAACGCGTGTATCAAGTATCTAAACTAAAAGCAAAAATGACAGAATTGTCTTTGAAGAATTATAGAAAACACGGGagagtaaaagaaaaatttattgaactGTTCGGGGAATCGGACGATGAAGAAATGATGCCAGATTCGCCGATCTGCATCGAAGAACATTTAACTGCGTGTAAAGAGAGAATAGCACCATGGATAGTGAAACATCTAATGCCATTttataaaaagagaagaataaaaGATAGGCAACTTTTCAAGGTAGTCGCAAAACACATAGCTGATATgcttataattgaaaatactttTCCTGGTTGGTACTCATTAATAtcgtgtaaaaaaatatttaataaaagcaGCATAGTACAGCatgaaataagtaatatttatttttatttttcagagcAAGACTGCGTGAGCAAGTATATAGAaacgtattttaaaaataaaaaattcattagaacTAAACAGGATGTATACTTATAA